The following proteins are co-located in the Methanobacterium aggregans genome:
- a CDS encoding YHS domain-containing protein, with translation MAVDPICKMDVDEKTAKWVSEYRGKKYYFCAPGCKKTFEENPEKYAEE, from the coding sequence ATGGCAGTGGATCCTATATGCAAGATGGATGTGGATGAAAAAACAGCCAAATGGGTGAGCGAGTACAGGGGCAAGAAGTACTACTTCTGTGCTCCTGGCTGTAAAAAAACCTTCGAAGAAAACCCTGAAAAATATGCAGAAGAATAA
- a CDS encoding heavy metal translocating P-type ATPase — MDKKAKKKANIKISGMSCASCALNVEKSLEKMEGVGEAHVNLGTEEATVEYDPEKLGLSQLEAAVEGAGYGVVKERVTIKVGGMSCAMCVKAIEDILGKLPGVSSVNVNLASEKAYVTYNPRMVQVSDMKDAINDLGYEYLGVEGEETEDLGEKLRTEDLKGKRNRIIVGFGVSIPLMVLMYSNIMLPIPMPEFMLLVSIIPFIYVSYPIFQAAYRALRNRNLDMDVMYSMGIGVAFISSILGTFSIVLTPEFMFYETALMLAAFLMLGRWLETRAKGNTSTAIKKLIGMQPKTATIIREGKEVQIPIDEVGVNDIVVVKPGEKIPADGEVVEGESYVDESAITGEPVPVFKKEGSSVVGGTINKNGALKFRALKIGKDTVLSQIIKLVEMAQGSKPPVQRIADRAVTYFIPTVLTVAVAAFLLWYVILGSTLLFGLTVLISILVVACPCALGLATPTAVTVGIGRGAELGILVKNGEALEVSEKLTTVLFDKTGTLTKGKPEVTDILGIGMDEDFILQLAASIENNSEHPLADAVVKKAREYGQDILKTKEFDSFGGKGVKAVVDDETEVREVFVGNRALFRDQNISLDDAVEAKILKIENEGKTAVLVGINYEISGIIGIADTLKGGTVAAIGELKKMGLKVAMITGDNNRTANAIAKQVGIDVVIAEVLPHDKAAQVMSLQDEGEVVGFVGDGINDAPALAQADVGIAIGSGTDIAIESGDIVLIKDDLLDSVAGVQLSRKVMGRIKQNLFWAFAYNVVLIPVAAGALYPAFGITFRPEYAGLAMALSSVTVVSLSLMLKGYLPPVKNLKKS; from the coding sequence ATGGATAAAAAAGCTAAAAAAAAGGCCAATATTAAGATATCAGGAATGAGTTGTGCTTCCTGCGCCCTGAACGTTGAAAAATCCCTTGAAAAAATGGAGGGTGTTGGGGAGGCCCATGTTAACCTTGGTACAGAGGAGGCCACAGTTGAGTACGACCCTGAAAAACTAGGGCTCAGCCAGCTTGAAGCTGCAGTTGAAGGGGCAGGCTACGGGGTTGTTAAGGAAAGGGTGACTATCAAAGTTGGCGGTATGAGCTGTGCAATGTGCGTTAAGGCCATAGAGGACATCCTGGGCAAACTCCCAGGTGTGAGCAGTGTGAACGTTAACCTTGCATCTGAGAAGGCCTACGTTACCTACAATCCCAGAATGGTTCAAGTTTCAGATATGAAGGATGCAATAAATGACCTCGGCTATGAGTACCTTGGAGTTGAAGGGGAAGAAACAGAGGATCTGGGGGAAAAATTACGGACAGAGGATCTTAAAGGTAAAAGAAACCGTATAATTGTTGGTTTTGGTGTTTCCATTCCCTTAATGGTACTGATGTATTCAAACATAATGCTTCCAATTCCAATGCCTGAATTCATGCTCCTGGTTTCAATAATTCCATTCATCTACGTGAGCTATCCAATTTTCCAAGCAGCTTACAGGGCCCTGCGTAACAGGAATCTGGACATGGATGTCATGTACTCCATGGGTATAGGGGTTGCATTCATTTCAAGCATTCTTGGAACCTTCAGCATAGTACTCACACCGGAATTCATGTTCTACGAAACTGCTCTGATGCTTGCTGCTTTTTTGATGCTGGGTCGCTGGCTTGAAACCCGTGCAAAGGGCAACACATCCACAGCCATAAAGAAACTCATTGGAATGCAACCAAAAACAGCCACCATCATCAGGGAAGGAAAAGAGGTTCAGATACCCATAGATGAGGTGGGTGTGAATGATATAGTCGTGGTCAAACCCGGTGAAAAGATCCCTGCAGACGGTGAAGTTGTTGAAGGTGAAAGTTACGTTGATGAATCTGCAATAACAGGAGAACCTGTGCCTGTATTCAAAAAAGAGGGTTCAAGTGTTGTTGGTGGAACCATCAACAAGAACGGGGCTTTGAAGTTCAGGGCACTGAAGATAGGGAAGGACACTGTACTTTCACAGATAATAAAGCTTGTTGAAATGGCTCAGGGTTCAAAACCACCTGTACAGAGAATAGCGGACCGTGCAGTGACCTACTTCATACCTACGGTCTTAACAGTTGCAGTTGCTGCATTCCTACTCTGGTACGTTATCCTTGGAAGCACACTGCTCTTTGGACTCACAGTTCTCATATCAATTCTTGTTGTGGCCTGTCCATGTGCCCTGGGTCTTGCAACACCAACAGCAGTTACGGTTGGTATTGGAAGGGGAGCTGAACTTGGAATCCTCGTAAAAAATGGTGAAGCCCTTGAAGTATCAGAAAAACTTACAACCGTACTCTTCGATAAAACAGGAACCCTCACCAAGGGTAAACCCGAGGTTACAGATATTCTGGGAATTGGAATGGATGAAGATTTCATTTTACAGTTAGCTGCAAGCATTGAAAACAATTCTGAGCATCCCCTTGCAGATGCAGTTGTTAAAAAAGCCCGTGAATATGGGCAGGATATCCTTAAAACCAAAGAATTTGATAGTTTTGGTGGAAAGGGTGTAAAAGCTGTGGTTGATGATGAAACTGAAGTTCGGGAAGTTTTTGTAGGAAACAGGGCCCTTTTCAGGGATCAGAATATCTCTCTGGACGATGCAGTTGAAGCTAAAATTCTCAAAATTGAAAATGAAGGAAAAACTGCGGTTTTAGTTGGGATCAACTATGAAATAAGTGGCATAATTGGTATTGCAGATACACTCAAGGGGGGCACAGTGGCTGCGATAGGGGAGCTCAAAAAAATGGGCCTTAAAGTGGCCATGATAACCGGGGACAACAATAGAACTGCAAATGCCATTGCCAAACAGGTGGGAATTGACGTTGTTATTGCAGAAGTCCTGCCTCATGACAAAGCAGCCCAGGTCATGTCACTGCAGGATGAGGGAGAAGTTGTTGGATTTGTAGGTGATGGGATAAACGATGCACCCGCCCTTGCCCAGGCAGACGTTGGTATAGCTATTGGAAGTGGAACAGACATTGCAATAGAAAGTGGTGACATAGTGCTCATCAAGGATGACCTCCTTGATTCTGTTGCAGGTGTACAGTTATCCAGAAAGGTCATGGGACGGATAAAACAGAATCTCTTCTGGGCCTTTGCCTACAACGTTGTTTTGATACCTGTGGCCGCAGGAGCACTTTACCCTGCATTTGGGATAACCTTCAGGCCAGAGTATGCAGGTCTTGCAATGGCTTTAAGCTCAGTTACAGTTGTGAGCCTTTCACTGATGCTCAAAGGATACCTTCCTCCTGTTAAAAACCTGAAAAAATCATAA
- a CDS encoding metal-dependent hydrolase family protein, with the protein MTWTLIKNGTLIDGTGADPIENAAILIKDNMIQVVGPENSVKIPKGTGVVDAYGGFIMPGFIDTHLHVMANGFNREDTIYDPLSFYFYRAVENLRLTLNAGVTSVRDAGLADAGVKMAIEKGIIKGPRIQLCITPLSITGGHFDFWLKSGYDVKVSYPGYPDSICDGTEEVRKKVREVLRAGAEVVKVMVTGGVMSVNDGPESAQFTPDELKVVVEEAQFKDNIKVMAHAHGVQGIKNAVEAGIHSIEHGTYLNDESIHMMLEGGTFLVPTLMVNKNLKELALQGKTREWETEAALKVFDIQKENVKKAYTAGVPLAMGTDCGVVEHGTNLKELALLCEIGMDPMEAIVAGTKRGAECLGWDHKLGTVEEGKFADIVISRIDPLLDIEALGDPENIVTVIKNGEIVKDNLDQK; encoded by the coding sequence ATGACCTGGACTCTCATAAAAAACGGGACCCTTATAGATGGAACAGGTGCAGATCCCATTGAAAATGCTGCCATATTGATAAAAGACAACATGATCCAGGTAGTGGGGCCTGAAAACTCTGTTAAAATTCCTAAGGGGACCGGAGTTGTGGATGCATATGGAGGTTTTATAATGCCAGGTTTCATCGATACCCACCTCCATGTGATGGCAAACGGCTTCAACAGGGAGGACACGATTTACGATCCATTATCATTCTACTTCTACAGGGCGGTTGAAAATTTAAGGCTCACACTCAACGCTGGAGTAACATCTGTGCGTGATGCAGGACTTGCAGATGCAGGAGTCAAAATGGCCATTGAAAAAGGCATTATAAAGGGTCCAAGGATTCAGCTATGCATCACACCACTATCAATAACCGGAGGTCATTTCGATTTCTGGCTCAAATCAGGTTACGACGTTAAAGTTTCATATCCTGGCTATCCTGACAGTATATGTGATGGTACTGAAGAGGTGAGGAAGAAGGTCCGTGAGGTGCTTCGGGCAGGTGCAGAAGTTGTTAAGGTAATGGTGACAGGTGGAGTTATGAGTGTAAATGACGGCCCTGAATCTGCACAGTTCACACCCGATGAATTGAAGGTTGTTGTTGAAGAAGCCCAGTTTAAAGATAATATTAAGGTAATGGCCCATGCCCATGGAGTTCAAGGGATTAAAAATGCTGTTGAAGCGGGAATACATTCCATTGAGCACGGCACTTACCTCAACGATGAATCAATCCACATGATGCTTGAAGGGGGAACCTTCCTGGTTCCAACCCTCATGGTGAACAAAAACCTTAAAGAACTAGCGCTACAGGGTAAAACAAGGGAGTGGGAAACAGAAGCTGCCCTCAAGGTCTTCGATATCCAGAAGGAAAATGTTAAAAAGGCCTACACTGCAGGTGTCCCACTTGCCATGGGAACTGATTGTGGTGTTGTGGAACACGGAACCAACCTCAAGGAACTGGCACTTCTGTGTGAGATTGGTATGGATCCAATGGAGGCAATAGTTGCAGGGACAAAAAGAGGAGCAGAATGCCTTGGCTGGGACCATAAACTGGGTACAGTTGAGGAGGGCAAATTTGCAGACATTGTAATAAGCAGGATCGATCCCCTCCTTGATATCGAAGCACTTGGAGATCCTGAAAACATTGTTACGGTTATTAAAAATGGTGAAATTGTTAAAGATAACTTAGATCAGAAGTAG
- a CDS encoding DUF5518 domain-containing protein, protein MIDWGAVIVGFVLSIILGAIFGVIIPFWGGFIGLLLAGMVVGYMVGGDAGNGMVNGAVSGAFGGIVLSFLLLIFGTLIAGLLGFAVATITSFVIFIGLIGVIIVMAVGGAIGSVVKGED, encoded by the coding sequence ATGATAGACTGGGGTGCTGTAATTGTTGGATTTGTACTTTCAATAATTTTAGGGGCGATTTTTGGAGTTATAATACCCTTCTGGGGAGGTTTTATTGGACTGCTTCTGGCAGGTATGGTTGTGGGTTACATGGTTGGAGGGGATGCCGGCAATGGAATGGTCAACGGAGCAGTTTCAGGCGCATTTGGAGGAATAGTGCTATCATTTCTGCTTTTAATATTCGGTACATTAATTGCAGGTTTACTGGGATTTGCAGTGGCCACAATAACCTCATTTGTAATATTCATTGGACTTATAGGGGTAATAATCGTGATGGCAGTTGGTGGAGCTATTGGATCGGTTGTAAAGGGTGAAGATTGA
- a CDS encoding zinc ribbon domain-containing protein: protein MENDTETKFCFNCGEEISKLAEICPNCGVRLMEPEKNVIVPQKNAALAAVLSFLVVGLGQIYNGQVGKGILLLVGAIISGILMFIVIGVVTWLIIWIYAIYDAYNTANKINSGDMVV, encoded by the coding sequence ATGGAGAATGACACAGAAACGAAGTTTTGTTTTAATTGTGGTGAAGAAATAAGCAAACTGGCTGAAATATGTCCTAACTGTGGTGTTAGGCTTATGGAGCCAGAGAAGAACGTGATAGTCCCCCAGAAAAATGCAGCTTTGGCAGCTGTTCTGTCCTTCCTGGTTGTGGGTTTAGGTCAAATATACAATGGACAGGTCGGTAAGGGCATTCTTCTCTTGGTTGGGGCCATAATTTCAGGAATTTTAATGTTCATCGTTATTGGGGTTGTTACTTGGTTGATAATATGGATATATGCTATTTACGATGCTTATAATACTGCAAATAAGATTAACAGCGGTGACATGGTTGTTTAA
- a CDS encoding DUF5518 domain-containing protein, with protein sequence MVNQKSIIIGFLVAVILYFVIGFILPAYSLYAAVFLAALLTGYMATTDYMKGAIHGSLVGIFTAVFLIIILMLRSGAAEKIAGLLIILAVGYIGMSILIGALGGFFGALIKLYMGESSKPVTESKDIPKKPEVKEDEDKE encoded by the coding sequence ATGGTAAATCAAAAATCAATTATCATAGGATTCTTAGTTGCAGTAATATTATATTTCGTAATTGGATTCATTCTACCAGCTTACTCACTATACGCAGCAGTATTTTTAGCCGCACTACTTACAGGATACATGGCTACCACAGATTATATGAAGGGAGCTATTCATGGAAGTCTTGTAGGAATATTCACTGCAGTTTTCCTGATAATTATTTTAATGCTGAGGTCTGGAGCTGCAGAAAAGATAGCAGGTCTTTTAATAATCCTTGCAGTGGGTTACATAGGCATGTCAATTTTAATCGGAGCTCTTGGAGGATTTTTCGGCGCTTTAATTAAGCTTTACATGGGCGAATCATCTAAACCTGTAACTGAATCAAAGGACATCCCGAAGAAACCTGAAGTTAAGGAAGATGAAGACAAGGAATAA
- a CDS encoding DUF5518 domain-containing protein codes for MTDWKAVGLGGLLNVVLTIVLTIAIFPLFFLGPILGGFLTAYMSRGDEKDGAVDGALSGIVGGLIIGILFIAGFGVLTAVFGLIFSELGLAGTITMIVGVFFTILAIIVGAVLGAIGGVLGYMVAQNEDQVIKN; via the coding sequence ATGACAGATTGGAAAGCTGTTGGATTGGGTGGACTTTTAAACGTTGTTTTGACAATAGTTTTGACAATTGCAATCTTCCCTCTCTTCTTTTTGGGGCCGATATTGGGAGGTTTCTTAACGGCCTACATGTCCCGTGGAGATGAAAAGGATGGAGCAGTTGACGGTGCACTTTCAGGAATTGTCGGTGGACTTATAATAGGCATACTATTTATTGCAGGTTTTGGAGTTTTAACTGCAGTCTTTGGGCTGATATTTTCAGAGTTGGGTCTTGCAGGAACCATAACCATGATCGTTGGAGTATTCTTCACCATCCTTGCAATTATTGTGGGTGCAGTTCTTGGAGCAATTGGAGGAGTTTTAGGATACATGGTTGCTCAAAATGAGGATCAAGTTATAAAAAACTAA
- a CDS encoding DUF126 domain-containing protein: MVKSRKISKGHAKGEVIITKDPISFLGGVDPKTGDVMDPKHELHGKKISGKILVIPSGKGSTVGSYVIYQMAKNGTAPLAIIALEAEPIIATGAIMAGIPMVDRPDEPVLDILMDGELVEVDADSGTITILNG, encoded by the coding sequence ATAGTTAAAAGCAGAAAAATCTCAAAAGGCCATGCAAAGGGCGAAGTGATTATAACAAAGGATCCTATAAGTTTTCTTGGTGGTGTTGACCCTAAAACTGGTGATGTGATGGATCCAAAGCATGAGCTTCATGGAAAAAAAATAAGCGGGAAGATACTTGTGATACCTTCAGGTAAGGGTTCAACAGTTGGATCCTACGTGATATATCAGATGGCCAAAAACGGCACGGCACCTCTGGCCATAATAGCACTTGAAGCAGAACCAATAATCGCCACCGGAGCCATAATGGCAGGAATACCCATGGTTGACAGACCAGATGAACCAGTTCTTGATATATTAATGGATGGAGAATTGGTTGAGGTTGATGCAGACTCAGGAACCATAACTATACTGAATGGTTGA
- the purB gene encoding adenylosuccinate lyase, translated as MAIHPIEYRYGTEEMRKVWEADNKLQKMLEVEAALAKAESQLDLIPKEAADEINRKASTEYVKSERVSEIERQTNHDIASIVKALAEVCEGDAGEYVHFGATSNDIIDTSQSMLFRDSIDILRSRIIELTQTLLKLAEDNKSNVCIGRTHGQHALPTTYGMKFAIWADELHRQVERLDECRGRICVGMLTGAVGTTAALGTDGFIINQKVSEILNLKPVLISNQVVQRDVHAEFIMCLANTASTLEKMALEIRNLQRTEIKEVGESFDPEKQVGSSTMPHKMNPITAERICGISRVIRAYVAPALQNNPLWHERDLTNSSCERIIFPESCMLTDYILKLSLKLFNNLVFHPENIERNLNITNGLVMAERFMAELTRKGAGKQTAYALVRSCSLEAYAKDAGLEEIVSSNNEVRKYLSEEEISTMMDPHTYLGSSVQIVENVLKESKGWF; from the coding sequence ATGGCTATCCATCCCATTGAATACAGGTACGGAACAGAAGAGATGAGAAAAGTCTGGGAAGCAGACAACAAACTCCAAAAAATGCTTGAAGTTGAAGCTGCACTTGCTAAAGCTGAATCACAGCTTGATCTCATTCCAAAAGAAGCTGCAGACGAAATAAATCGTAAAGCAAGCACAGAATATGTTAAATCAGAAAGAGTGTCTGAAATTGAAAGGCAGACCAACCATGACATTGCCTCCATTGTTAAGGCACTTGCAGAGGTGTGTGAAGGAGATGCTGGAGAGTACGTTCACTTCGGCGCAACATCCAACGATATAATCGACACATCCCAGTCCATGCTCTTCAGGGACTCCATAGACATACTGAGGTCAAGGATAATTGAATTGACCCAGACACTTCTGAAACTTGCAGAGGATAACAAGTCCAATGTATGCATAGGAAGAACCCATGGTCAGCACGCCCTTCCAACAACCTACGGAATGAAATTTGCAATATGGGCAGATGAACTCCACAGACAGGTTGAAAGGCTGGACGAGTGCAGGGGCAGGATCTGCGTGGGTATGCTCACAGGAGCTGTTGGAACAACTGCAGCCCTTGGAACAGATGGGTTCATCATCAACCAAAAAGTTTCTGAGATACTCAACCTGAAGCCTGTTTTAATTTCAAACCAGGTTGTTCAGAGGGATGTTCATGCAGAGTTCATTATGTGCCTTGCCAACACTGCAAGCACCCTTGAGAAGATGGCCCTGGAGATAAGGAATCTTCAGAGAACTGAGATCAAGGAAGTTGGTGAAAGTTTTGACCCTGAAAAACAGGTTGGATCAAGCACCATGCCCCACAAGATGAACCCAATCACTGCAGAGAGAATCTGTGGTATTTCAAGGGTTATAAGGGCTTATGTTGCACCTGCACTTCAGAACAATCCACTATGGCATGAAAGGGACTTAACAAATTCTTCCTGTGAGAGAATAATCTTCCCAGAGTCCTGCATGTTAACTGATTACATACTGAAACTTTCACTGAAACTTTTCAACAACCTTGTTTTCCACCCTGAAAACATAGAACGGAACCTTAACATAACAAACGGACTTGTAATGGCTGAAAGGTTCATGGCAGAACTCACAAGGAAAGGTGCTGGAAAACAAACTGCTTATGCCCTTGTTAGAAGCTGTTCCCTTGAAGCATACGCAAAGGATGCAGGTTTAGAGGAAATTGTTTCGTCTAACAATGAGGTGAGGAAGTACCTGAGTGAAGAGGAGATTTCCACCATGATGGATCCCCACACCTACCTTGGATCATCGGTTCAGATAGTTGAAAATGTTTTAAAAGAATCAAAGGGCTGGTTTTAG
- a CDS encoding preprotein translocase subunit Sec61beta, producing the protein MAKKDKKVLPPSGAGLVRYFDEETRGPKLTPEQVVIMTLVLAALCIALRYSYS; encoded by the coding sequence ATGGCTAAAAAAGATAAAAAAGTTCTCCCACCAAGCGGAGCCGGTCTTGTAAGGTACTTCGATGAGGAAACAAGGGGACCTAAACTCACACCAGAACAGGTTGTTATCATGACCCTTGTTCTGGCTGCACTGTGCATTGCACTCAGGTACTCCTACTCCTAA
- the polC gene encoding DNA polymerase II large subunit translates to MGYFENLEEETKKLYDIARKARLKGHDIELEPEIPLAKDLAERVEGLVGPVGVAARIKELENDMSREEVAFQIAREIVTTPDEEGEEDSLEVKEQKSDQATRTALAILTEGVVAAPLEGISQIRIKKNFDDGNYLAVYFAGPIRSAGGTAAALAVLIGDYIRISLGLDVFKPTETEVERYVEEVELYESEVTNLQYSPKPEETRLAINNIPVEVTGEPTDKIEVSNRDLERVETNNIRGGALLAMAEGVIQKAPKVMKYASKLNIDGWNWLEKFSKAPDSKDDDDSGKVDDKYMRDIIGGRPVLSYPKAKGGFRLRYGRSRNTGLAAMGVHPSTMEIVEFLAVGTQMKIERPGKGNCVVPCDTIEGPIVKLKNGSVVRVESEAQAKKIKHQVEEILFLGDMLVAFGEFLRNNHVLLPAGWCEEWWIQTIEKSPAYSEEEALKDGIDLKTLETENITAEMAFELSKRYKVPLHPRYTYFYHDATKEDIDELIEWMNSDLVEADSDLADGQFEGLVLDMNPGKRILEILGVPHLVEEGKVIVDCEDAYALLHTLREPLNVSEDTTTLEAVNKVSEVEIMAKAPTYIGGRVGRPEKSKERMMKPAPHSLFPIGTNGGSRRNIIDAAKKGSITVDIARCKCTECGVGSMQAICPVCGARTEPTGSGKKKINLSNILKKAFENVGIRKMDEVKGVQGMISEEKFPEPLEKGILRAKNGVYTFKDATIRHDSTDLPLTHFIPREIGVSHEKLLEMGYTHDAYGVELKNDEQIVELKIQDVVISDNCAEYLIRVSHFIDDLLEDFYGLERFYNVEKKEDLISHLIVGLAPHTSAGVLGRVVGFTRALCCYAHPYFHSAKRRNCDSDEDSVMLLMDALLNFSKVYLPSTRGGKMDAPLVLSSRIDPEEIDDESHNIDVMPRLPIELYEKTLEFEKPSDVLDLVDNVKKRIGTDDQYHGLMFSHNTSSIHSGPKQCLYKKLPTMKEKVEGQITLAERIRAVDQKGVVEGVLTSHFLPDMAGNLRAFSRQKVRCTKCGRKYRRMPLSGECTCGSNLILNISKGSVMKYLEISNELSKRYPIDPYLVQRIGLIEFSINSLFESDKSKQSSLDVFL, encoded by the coding sequence ATGGGATACTTTGAGAATTTGGAAGAAGAAACAAAGAAGCTTTACGATATAGCGAGAAAGGCAAGGCTTAAGGGTCATGATATTGAACTTGAACCTGAAATACCCCTTGCAAAGGACCTTGCAGAGAGGGTTGAGGGACTCGTTGGTCCGGTGGGTGTTGCAGCCAGAATAAAGGAACTTGAGAATGATATGTCCCGTGAAGAAGTTGCCTTCCAGATAGCCCGTGAGATCGTTACAACACCGGATGAAGAGGGTGAAGAAGACAGCCTTGAAGTTAAGGAACAAAAATCAGATCAGGCAACAAGAACCGCCCTTGCAATCCTCACTGAAGGTGTTGTTGCAGCACCACTGGAGGGCATATCACAGATCAGGATAAAAAAGAACTTTGATGATGGAAATTACCTTGCAGTGTACTTTGCAGGACCAATAAGAAGTGCAGGAGGAACTGCAGCTGCACTTGCAGTTTTAATAGGGGACTACATCCGAATTTCCCTGGGACTGGACGTTTTCAAACCCACTGAAACTGAGGTTGAACGGTACGTTGAAGAGGTTGAGCTCTACGAATCAGAGGTCACAAACCTCCAGTACTCACCAAAACCAGAAGAAACCCGTCTTGCAATAAACAACATTCCAGTTGAGGTCACAGGCGAACCAACAGACAAGATTGAAGTCTCAAACAGGGATCTGGAGCGTGTTGAAACCAACAACATACGAGGAGGAGCACTTCTGGCAATGGCAGAGGGGGTTATACAGAAGGCTCCTAAGGTCATGAAGTACGCCAGCAAACTCAATATTGATGGATGGAACTGGCTTGAAAAGTTTTCGAAGGCACCGGATTCCAAGGATGATGATGATTCAGGTAAGGTTGACGACAAGTACATGAGGGATATTATCGGTGGAAGGCCCGTACTCTCCTACCCCAAAGCAAAGGGAGGTTTCAGGTTAAGGTACGGCAGGTCCAGAAATACAGGACTTGCAGCCATGGGAGTACACCCATCCACAATGGAGATAGTTGAATTCCTGGCAGTCGGAACCCAGATGAAAATCGAAAGACCAGGTAAAGGAAACTGTGTGGTACCGTGCGACACCATAGAAGGTCCAATAGTCAAACTAAAAAACGGAAGTGTTGTAAGGGTTGAATCAGAGGCACAGGCCAAGAAAATCAAACATCAAGTTGAAGAGATCCTGTTTCTTGGGGACATGCTCGTTGCATTTGGTGAATTCCTTCGTAACAACCATGTACTGCTTCCTGCAGGATGGTGTGAAGAATGGTGGATTCAAACCATAGAAAAATCCCCTGCATACTCTGAAGAGGAAGCATTGAAGGATGGCATCGATCTTAAAACCCTTGAAACAGAAAATATAACTGCAGAAATGGCATTTGAACTCTCAAAAAGGTACAAAGTACCTTTACATCCAAGATACACCTACTTCTACCACGATGCAACCAAGGAAGACATAGATGAACTCATTGAATGGATGAATTCAGACTTGGTTGAAGCAGATTCAGATCTTGCTGATGGTCAGTTTGAGGGTCTGGTACTTGATATGAATCCTGGAAAAAGGATACTGGAAATTTTAGGTGTTCCCCATCTTGTTGAAGAGGGAAAGGTCATTGTGGACTGTGAAGATGCCTACGCACTCCTCCACACTCTCAGAGAACCACTTAATGTTTCTGAGGATACAACAACTCTTGAAGCTGTGAACAAGGTTTCAGAGGTTGAAATAATGGCCAAAGCCCCAACTTACATTGGGGGGAGGGTTGGAAGGCCGGAAAAATCCAAGGAAAGAATGATGAAACCTGCACCCCACTCTCTATTCCCAATCGGAACCAACGGTGGCAGCAGACGTAACATAATCGATGCAGCTAAGAAGGGAAGCATAACAGTTGATATTGCCCGGTGCAAATGTACTGAGTGCGGTGTTGGGTCCATGCAGGCCATATGTCCTGTTTGCGGTGCTAGAACAGAGCCCACAGGTTCAGGTAAGAAGAAAATAAACCTTTCAAACATCCTTAAAAAGGCATTTGAAAATGTTGGGATCAGGAAGATGGATGAGGTGAAGGGTGTGCAGGGAATGATATCCGAAGAAAAATTCCCAGAACCCCTTGAAAAGGGAATATTAAGGGCTAAAAATGGGGTTTATACCTTTAAAGATGCTACGATAAGACATGATTCAACTGACCTGCCCCTGACCCATTTCATTCCAAGAGAAATCGGTGTGAGCCATGAAAAACTCCTTGAAATGGGATACACACATGATGCCTATGGAGTAGAACTTAAAAATGATGAACAGATAGTGGAACTCAAGATCCAGGACGTTGTAATCTCAGATAACTGTGCAGAGTACCTCATAAGGGTTTCCCACTTTATAGATGACCTTCTTGAGGACTTCTATGGGCTTGAAAGATTTTACAACGTTGAGAAGAAGGAGGATCTCATCTCCCACCTCATTGTGGGCCTGGCACCTCACACCTCCGCAGGTGTTCTGGGACGGGTGGTTGGATTCACCAGGGCACTGTGCTGTTACGCCCATCCCTACTTCCACTCTGCCAAGAGGAGAAACTGTGACAGTGATGAGGATTCAGTGATGCTCCTCATGGACGCACTCCTCAACTTCTCAAAGGTGTACCTTCCAAGTACACGTGGAGGTAAAATGGATGCTCCTCTGGTTTTATCATCAAGAATAGACCCTGAAGAGATAGATGATGAGTCACACAACATAGATGTAATGCCCAGACTTCCAATAGAACTCTACGAGAAAACTTTGGAATTTGAAAAACCTTCTGATGTACTTGACCTTGTTGATAACGTGAAAAAGAGGATAGGAACCGATGATCAGTACCATGGACTCATGTTCTCCCACAACACTTCCAGCATACACAGTGGACCAAAACAGTGCCTTTACAAAAAGCTTCCAACCATGAAAGAGAAGGTTGAAGGTCAGATAACTCTTGCAGAGAGGATAAGGGCTGTTGATCAGAAGGGTGTTGTTGAGGGGGTTCTGACCTCCCACTTCTTACCAGATATGGCAGGAAATTTAAGGGCATTCTCAAGGCAAAAAGTCCGCTGCACCAAGTGCGGTAGAAAGTACCGGCGTATGCCCCTTTCAGGAGAGTGTACCTGCGGCAGTAATCTTATACTCAACATATCAAAGGGTTCTGTAATGAAATACCTTGAAATATCCAATGAATTATCAAAAAGGTATCCTATAGATCCCTATCTTGTTCAAAGAATAGGTTTGATCGAGTTCAGTATAAACTCACTCTTTGAAAGTGATAAATCTAAACAGAGTTCACTTGATGTGTTCTTATAA